The Arachis ipaensis cultivar K30076 chromosome B07, Araip1.1, whole genome shotgun sequence genome includes a window with the following:
- the LOC107609026 gene encoding acetyl-CoA acetyltransferase, cytosolic 1 has translation MAPASAESIKARDVCIVGVARTPMGAFVGNLSSFSATKLGSIAIQGALKRANVDPSLVEEVFFGNVISANVGQAPARQAALGAGIPNSVVCTAVNKVCASGMKAVMLAAQSIQLGLNDVVVAGGMESMSNAPKYLTEARKGSRLGHDTVVDGMIKDGLWDVYKDVHMGSCAELCAENHSITREEMDNHAVQSFERAIASQQSGAFTWEIVPVEVPGGRGKPSTLVDKDEGPGKFDADKLRKLRPSFKESGGSVTPGNASSISDGAAALVLVSGEKALKLGLQVIAKVAGYADAAQAPELFTTAPALAIPKAISRAGLEASQIDFYEINEAFSVVALANQKLLGIPSDKINVHGGAVALGHPLGCSGARILVTLLGVLKQKNGKYGVGGICNGGGGGSALVVELL, from the exons ATGGCTCCCGCATCTGCAGAGTCTATAAAAGCCAGAG ATGTTTGCATTGTTGGTGTTGCTCGCACACCAATGGGCGCCTTTGTTGGTaacctctcttctttctctgcCACCAAGCTTGGCTCGATTGCTATTCAAG GTGCTCTGAAAAGGGCCAATGTAGATCCATCACTTGTGGAAGAAGTCTTCTTTGGGAATGTTATTAGTGCTAATGTGGGGCAAGCTCCTGCAAGACAAGCAGCCTTAGGAGCAGGAATACCCAATTCAGTTGTCTGCACCGCTGTCAACAAAGTTTGTGCCTCCGGAATGAAAG CTGTAATGCTTGCTGCACAGAGTATTCAATTAGGCTTAAACGATGTTGTTGTCGCTGGTGGTATGGAAAGCATGTCTAATGCACCTAAGTATTTGACAGAAGCAAG GAAAGGATCCCGCCTTGGACATGATACAGTTGTTGACGGGATGATAAAGGATGGTTTATGGGATGTCTATAAGGATGTTCACATGGGATCCTGTGCCGAACTCTGTGCAGAGAACCATTCAATAACAAGAGAGGAAATG GATAACCATGCAGTTCAGAGTTTTGAACGGGCAATTGCTTCCCAACAAAGTGGTGCCTTTACATGGGAAATTGTTCCAGTTGAAGTCCCTGGTGGAAGGGGGAAACCATCAACCCTTGTCGATAAGGATGAAGGACCAGGAAAG TTTGATGCTGACAAGTTACGCAAACTCAGACCAAGTTTCAAGGAGAGTGGAGGTTCTGTCACCCCTGGAAATGCCTCCAGCATAAG TGATGGTGCTGCTGCATTAGTTTTGGTTAGTGGAGAGAAGGCACTGAAGCTTGGGCTTCAAGTTATTGCAAAGGTCGCTGGATATGCTGATGCTGCTCAg GCACCAGAGTTGTTTACAACAGCTCCTGCCCTTGCAATTCCCAAAGCTATTTCAAGAGCGGGGTTGGAGGCATCACAAATTGATTTTTACGAAATCAATGAAGCCTTCTCG GTTGTGGCTCTTGCAAATCAGAAGCTTCTTGGGATTCCTTCG GACAAGATAAATGTTCACGGTGGAGCTGTGGCTTTGGGTCATCCTCTAGGTTGCAGTGGTGCCCGTATTCTGGTGACACTTTTGGGG GTACTGAAGCAGAAAAATGGGAAATACGGAGTTGGTGGCATTTGCAATGGAGGTGGTGGTGGATCCGCCCTTGTTGTGGAGCTTCTATAA
- the LOC107608162 gene encoding uncharacterized protein LOC107608162, translating to MGMVVVISLPLILFCFILGFGCYFFGRHRGRRDVQTNPQVYGMPTPPPGAAAGAVPPPYFKPDNASANV from the coding sequence ATGGGTATGGTGGTGGTGATTTCTCTGCCTCTTATTCTGTTCTGCTTCATTCTTGGCTTTGGATGTTACTTCTTCGGAAGGCACAGGGGAAGGCGTGATGTCCAGACCAATCCTCAAGTCTATGGGATGCCTACTCCACCCCCCGGTGCCGCTGCCGGTGCAGTTCCTCCGCCTTACTTCAAGCCAGACAATGCTTCTGCCAACGTTTGA
- the LOC107609493 gene encoding RPM1-interacting protein 4, with amino-acid sequence MADSEEGGRALPKFGEWDVNDPASADGFTVIFNKARNEKKAATAPKSLSSPKPPHHVVLGKPHPNRKWLCCINSSE; translated from the exons ATGGCG GATTCAGAGGAAGGTGGAAGGGCATTGCCCAAGTTCGGAGAATGGGATGTGAACGACCCTGCATCTGCCGATGGTTTCACTGTTATCTTCAACAAAGCAAGGAACGAGAAGAAGGCTGCTACTGCTCCCAAATCCCTCTCTTCTCCCAAACCCCCTCATCATGTTGTTCTTGGAAAGCCCCATCCT AATAGAAAATGGTTGTGCTGCATAAACTCTTCTGAATAA
- the LOC107609492 gene encoding transmembrane emp24 domain-containing protein p24beta2 isoform X2 yields MGLWHVMVLALIMAFWNLKGSEGIRFVIDREECFSHDVKYEGDTVHVSFVVIKADSPWHYGNDGVDLVIKGPSGEQIHDYRDKISEKFEFVAHKSGVHKFCFNNKSPYHETIDFDVHVGHFSYFEQHAKDEHFNPLLEQIQKLEEALYNIQFEQHWLEAQTDRQAIVNDAMSRRAVHKAIFESAALIGASALQVYLLQRLFERKLGTSRV; encoded by the exons ATGGGGTTATGGCATGTAATGGTGTTGGCGCTAATTATGGCGTTTTGGAACCTAAAGGGTTCAGAAGGGATCCGATTCGTTATAGACAGGGAAGAGTGCTTCTCCCACGATGTGAAATACGAGGGTGACACCGTTCATGTTTCCTTCGTTGTTATTAAGGCTGATTCTCCCTGGCATTACGGTAACGACGGTGTTGATCTCGTG ATAAAGGGACCTTCTGGTGAACAAATTCATGATTACCGTGACAAGATCAGTGAAAAGTTTGAGTTTGTGGCTCACAAATCAGGTGTCCACAAATTCTGCTTCAACAACAAGTCTCCTTATCACGAAACCATCGATTTCGATGTACATGTAGGACACTTCTCTTACTTTGAGCAACATGCCAAGGATG AACATTTCAACCCTTTGCTGGAGCAGATACAAAAGTTGGAGGAAGCTCTTTACAACATTCAGTTTGAACAGCATTGGTTGGAGGCACAGACTGACCGCCAAGCAATAG TGAATGATGCAATGAGCAGAAGAGCAGTACACAAAGCAATTTTTGAATCAGCAGCACTAATTGGGGCAAGTGCACTACAAGTCTACCTTCTGCAGCGATTATTTGAACGAAAGCTTGGAACCTCCAGAGTTTAA
- the LOC107609492 gene encoding transmembrane emp24 domain-containing protein p24beta2 isoform X1, with translation MQMGLWHVMVLALIMAFWNLKGSEGIRFVIDREECFSHDVKYEGDTVHVSFVVIKADSPWHYGNDGVDLVIKGPSGEQIHDYRDKISEKFEFVAHKSGVHKFCFNNKSPYHETIDFDVHVGHFSYFEQHAKDEHFNPLLEQIQKLEEALYNIQFEQHWLEAQTDRQAIVNDAMSRRAVHKAIFESAALIGASALQVYLLQRLFERKLGTSRV, from the exons ATGCAGATGGGGTTATGGCATGTAATGGTGTTGGCGCTAATTATGGCGTTTTGGAACCTAAAGGGTTCAGAAGGGATCCGATTCGTTATAGACAGGGAAGAGTGCTTCTCCCACGATGTGAAATACGAGGGTGACACCGTTCATGTTTCCTTCGTTGTTATTAAGGCTGATTCTCCCTGGCATTACGGTAACGACGGTGTTGATCTCGTG ATAAAGGGACCTTCTGGTGAACAAATTCATGATTACCGTGACAAGATCAGTGAAAAGTTTGAGTTTGTGGCTCACAAATCAGGTGTCCACAAATTCTGCTTCAACAACAAGTCTCCTTATCACGAAACCATCGATTTCGATGTACATGTAGGACACTTCTCTTACTTTGAGCAACATGCCAAGGATG AACATTTCAACCCTTTGCTGGAGCAGATACAAAAGTTGGAGGAAGCTCTTTACAACATTCAGTTTGAACAGCATTGGTTGGAGGCACAGACTGACCGCCAAGCAATAG TGAATGATGCAATGAGCAGAAGAGCAGTACACAAAGCAATTTTTGAATCAGCAGCACTAATTGGGGCAAGTGCACTACAAGTCTACCTTCTGCAGCGATTATTTGAACGAAAGCTTGGAACCTCCAGAGTTTAA
- the LOC110264444 gene encoding ABC transporter C family member 3-like: MLDQATASVDTATDNLIQQTLRLHFADSTVITIAHRITSVLDSDMVLLLHQGLIEEYDSPSKLLEDRSSSFAQLVAEYTMRSKSTFEKSADH; encoded by the exons ATGCTTGATCAAGCGACTGCATCAGTTGATACTGCTACAGACAATTTGATACAACAAACTCTTAGATTACATTTCGCCGACTCAACAGTCATAACCATTGCACATAGAATCACTTCTGTTCTTGACAGTGATATGGTTTTGCTTCTTCATCAAG GATTAATTGAGGAATATGATTCACCTTCAAAATTGCTAGAGGATAGATCATCATCTTTTGCTCAACTTGTTGCAGAGTATACAATGAGGTCTAAATCCACTTTTGAGAAATCTGCTGATCACTGA